Proteins from a genomic interval of Desulfovibrio piger:
- the hpsH gene encoding (2S)-3-sulfopropanediol dehydratase activating enzyme: protein MIENNNARGLVFNIQKYSVHDGPGIRTIVFTKGCGLRCRWCSNPESQHREPELAYNQGRCLGTDKCTRCFKACPNGALSRREDGFVAIDRSKCVGCKDMPCAEACPAQGIIVYGKPYTVAEALKVAQEDAMFYARSGGGMTISGGEPLLQSEFALNLLRLARERRVKTCIETCGLVPTDVVREAAQYLNYVLFDIKHMDPEVHKKHTGMPNDLILKNFQTLVTEFPDLPITARTPVIPGFNDHGPDIKAICDFLKPFEHVKYEMLPYHRLGTQKYTFLDRVPPMGDVTLDDKKFAALQKIAVATLGDRVVIPR from the coding sequence GTGATCGAAAACAACAACGCGCGCGGCCTCGTTTTCAATATCCAGAAATATTCCGTGCATGATGGTCCCGGCATCCGTACCATCGTCTTCACCAAGGGCTGCGGTCTGCGCTGCCGCTGGTGCAGCAACCCGGAATCCCAGCACAGGGAACCGGAGCTGGCCTACAACCAGGGCCGCTGCCTGGGGACGGACAAGTGCACCCGCTGCTTCAAGGCCTGTCCCAACGGCGCCCTGTCCCGTCGCGAGGACGGCTTCGTGGCCATCGACCGCAGCAAATGCGTGGGCTGCAAGGACATGCCCTGTGCCGAAGCCTGTCCGGCCCAGGGGATCATCGTCTACGGCAAGCCCTACACCGTGGCCGAGGCCCTCAAGGTTGCGCAGGAAGATGCCATGTTTTATGCTCGCTCCGGTGGCGGCATGACCATCTCCGGCGGCGAGCCCCTGTTGCAGAGCGAATTTGCCCTCAACCTGCTGCGCCTGGCCCGTGAGCGCCGTGTGAAGACCTGCATCGAGACCTGTGGTCTCGTCCCCACCGATGTGGTGCGTGAGGCGGCCCAGTACCTCAACTATGTGCTGTTCGACATCAAGCACATGGATCCCGAAGTGCACAAAAAGCACACCGGCATGCCCAACGACCTCATCCTGAAGAATTTCCAGACCCTGGTGACGGAGTTCCCGGACCTGCCCATCACGGCCCGTACGCCCGTCATTCCCGGGTTCAACGATCATGGCCCGGACATCAAGGCCATCTGCGACTTCCTCAAGCCTTTCGAGCATGTGAAGTACGAGATGCTGCCCTATCACCGTCTGGGCACGCAGAAGTACACCTTCCTGGACCGTGTGCCCCCCATGGGCGACGTGACGCTGGACGACAAAAAGTTTGCCGCCCTGCAGAAGATCGCCGTCGCCACGCTGGGGGACCGCGTCGTCATCCCCCGTTAG
- the hpsG gene encoding (2S)-3-sulfopropanediol dehydratase gives MSQTVCECRSPQEQRLLDKIEGKVDRFRATHERVFRMLERFDGMKPRIDIERALYFTQSMQETEGQPLVLRWAKALMHIAQNITVYVQDDQLLLGRAGCDGRYGILYPELDGDFLDMAVKDLPTRATSPATITAEDAKRVIEEIAPYWKGKTYHEALAAALPPEIHKLTYDDPQGLISRFIVNETSSFRSSIQWVHDYGKILTRGFNGIKREAQEKLAALDPASAKDMCEKKPFLDAVVIVCDAIVLWAKRHADEARKVAEKTDDPVRKAELLRMAANAERVPGEPARDFWEACQSQWFVQMFSRIEQKTGTTISNGRMDQYLYPYYQQDIENGSLDNKKAIELLECMWVGMAEFIDMYISPCGGAFNEGYAHWEAVTVGGQTPDGRDATNELTHLILKSKREFPLHYPDLAARIHSRSPESYLWDVAETIKDGSGFPKLINDEEVVPLYVAKGATFEEALDYAVSGCTEARMPNRDTFTSGGAYINFAAAVEMVLRNGRMKKYGDIVLGEETGDPRNFKTWDEFWNAYVKQHMLFLRTAFTQQYIVNNLRAQHFAQPMGSAMHDLCMKHCIDLHQTHIPEGVDFGYFEYMGLGTVVDSLSAIKKLVFEDKKLTMDEVIKAIDANFEGYEDVKALLKSAPCYGNNDPYADSIGHEIDRLSVEFAAKYSQKDLGMHYNVRYVPFTSHVPFGKVVSATPNGRVDWFPLSDGSSASHGADVNGPTAVLLSNYNTKNMGMRDRFARMLNIKFTPKCVEGEQGTEKLVSFIRTFCDLKLWHVQFNVVNKSTLLAAQKDPQKYRNLIVRIAGYSAYFVDLSPDLQNDLIARTEHDTI, from the coding sequence ATGTCTCAGACCGTTTGCGAATGCAGATCCCCCCAGGAACAGCGCCTGCTCGACAAGATCGAAGGCAAGGTCGACCGTTTCCGCGCCACCCACGAGCGCGTGTTCCGCATGCTGGAACGCTTCGACGGCATGAAGCCCCGCATCGACATCGAACGCGCCCTGTACTTCACCCAGTCCATGCAGGAAACCGAAGGCCAGCCCCTGGTGCTGCGCTGGGCCAAGGCTCTGATGCACATCGCCCAGAACATCACCGTGTACGTGCAGGACGACCAGCTGCTGCTGGGCCGCGCCGGCTGCGACGGCCGTTACGGCATCCTGTACCCCGAACTGGACGGCGACTTCCTGGACATGGCCGTGAAAGACCTGCCCACCCGCGCCACCTCTCCCGCCACCATCACCGCTGAAGACGCCAAGCGCGTGATCGAAGAGATCGCTCCTTACTGGAAGGGCAAGACCTACCACGAAGCTCTGGCCGCCGCTCTGCCTCCGGAAATCCACAAGCTGACCTACGACGATCCCCAGGGCCTGATCTCCCGCTTCATCGTCAACGAAACCTCTTCTTTCCGTTCCTCCATCCAGTGGGTGCATGACTACGGCAAGATCCTGACCCGCGGCTTCAACGGCATCAAGCGCGAGGCCCAGGAAAAGCTGGCCGCCCTCGATCCCGCCAGCGCCAAGGACATGTGCGAAAAGAAGCCCTTCCTGGATGCCGTCGTGATCGTGTGCGACGCCATCGTGCTGTGGGCCAAGCGCCACGCTGACGAAGCCCGCAAGGTGGCCGAAAAGACCGACGATCCCGTCCGCAAGGCCGAACTGCTGCGCATGGCCGCCAACGCCGAACGCGTGCCCGGCGAACCCGCCCGCGACTTCTGGGAAGCCTGCCAGAGCCAGTGGTTCGTGCAGATGTTCTCCCGTATCGAACAGAAGACCGGTACCACCATCTCCAACGGTCGTATGGACCAGTACCTGTATCCCTACTACCAGCAGGACATCGAAAACGGCAGCCTGGACAACAAGAAGGCCATCGAACTGCTGGAATGCATGTGGGTGGGCATGGCCGAATTCATCGACATGTACATCTCTCCCTGCGGCGGCGCCTTCAACGAAGGTTACGCTCACTGGGAAGCCGTGACCGTGGGTGGCCAGACCCCCGACGGCCGCGACGCCACCAACGAACTGACCCACCTGATCCTGAAGTCCAAGCGCGAGTTCCCGCTGCACTACCCCGACCTGGCCGCCCGTATCCACAGCCGCTCGCCTGAAAGCTACCTGTGGGACGTGGCCGAGACCATCAAGGACGGCTCCGGCTTCCCCAAACTGATCAACGACGAAGAAGTCGTGCCCCTGTACGTGGCCAAGGGTGCCACCTTCGAAGAAGCCCTGGACTACGCCGTGTCCGGCTGCACCGAAGCCCGTATGCCCAACCGCGACACCTTCACCTCCGGCGGTGCCTACATCAACTTCGCCGCTGCTGTGGAAATGGTGCTGCGTAACGGCCGCATGAAGAAGTACGGCGACATCGTGCTGGGCGAAGAAACCGGCGATCCCCGCAACTTCAAGACCTGGGACGAATTCTGGAACGCCTATGTGAAGCAGCACATGCTGTTCCTGCGTACCGCCTTCACCCAGCAGTACATCGTCAACAACCTGCGTGCCCAGCACTTCGCCCAGCCCATGGGCTCCGCCATGCACGACCTGTGCATGAAGCACTGCATCGACCTGCACCAGACCCACATCCCCGAAGGCGTCGACTTCGGTTACTTCGAATACATGGGCCTGGGCACCGTGGTGGACTCCCTGTCCGCCATCAAGAAGCTGGTGTTTGAAGACAAGAAGCTGACCATGGACGAAGTCATCAAGGCCATCGACGCCAACTTCGAAGGCTACGAAGACGTGAAGGCCCTGCTGAAGTCCGCTCCCTGCTACGGCAACAACGATCCCTACGCCGACAGCATCGGTCACGAGATCGACCGCCTGTCCGTGGAATTCGCTGCCAAGTACAGCCAGAAGGACCTGGGCATGCACTACAACGTGCGCTACGTGCCCTTCACCTCTCACGTGCCCTTCGGCAAGGTGGTGTCCGCTACCCCCAACGGCCGCGTGGACTGGTTCCCGCTGTCTGACGGTTCCTCCGCTTCCCACGGCGCCGACGTCAACGGTCCCACCGCCGTCCTGCTGTCCAACTACAACACCAAGAACATGGGCATGCGCGACCGCTTCGCCCGCATGCTGAACATCAAGTTCACGCCCAAGTGCGTGGAAGGCGAACAGGGCACCGAAAAGCTCGTGTCCTTCATCCGCACCTTCTGCGACCTGAAGCTGTGGCACGTGCAGTTCAACGTGGTGAACAAGAGCACCCTGCTGGCCGCCCAGAAGGATCCCCAGAAGTACCGCAACCTGATCGTGCGTATCGCCGGTTACAGCGCCTACTTCGTGGACCTGTCCCCCGACCTGCAGAACGACCTCATCGCCCGTACCGAACACGACACCATCTAG
- a CDS encoding TRAP transporter substrate-binding protein, with amino-acid sequence MRKLTVLALALAMVLGFSVAANAERPLVLRLGHPMAPGNNVTVGYEKFKQLVEEKSHRKIRIQLFPNCQLGSDRVTTEAAQAGTLDLSSSSTPNLASFSKAYMAIDLPYVTSPVHQQALYKALDEGKLGEALREASRKIGLETLMFSEFGYRNFVAASKPLTDAKSLMNLKVRTTDSPVEVAVATELGMNPAPIAWGETYTALQQGTVDAEGNTFSLLNDAKHTEVLKYAVNSEHNYSMHVLLMNKKKWDSLTPEQRKILREAAKEANDWQRKESVVLEEKAWQAFRDRGIKIHMLTDAERAELKAKTRPAYEKFAKEVPADILQLLEETQK; translated from the coding sequence ATGCGTAAACTTACTGTTCTGGCTCTGGCCCTGGCCATGGTTCTCGGCTTCAGCGTCGCCGCCAATGCGGAACGTCCGCTGGTCCTGCGTCTTGGTCATCCCATGGCTCCCGGCAACAACGTCACCGTGGGCTATGAAAAGTTCAAGCAGCTGGTGGAAGAAAAAAGCCATCGCAAGATCCGTATCCAGCTGTTCCCCAACTGCCAGCTGGGCAGTGACCGTGTAACCACCGAAGCCGCCCAGGCCGGTACGCTGGACCTTTCCTCCAGCTCCACCCCCAACCTGGCCAGCTTCTCCAAGGCTTACATGGCCATCGACCTGCCCTATGTGACCTCTCCCGTCCACCAGCAGGCCCTGTACAAGGCCCTGGATGAAGGCAAGCTGGGCGAAGCCCTGCGTGAAGCCTCCCGCAAGATCGGCCTTGAGACCCTGATGTTCTCCGAGTTCGGCTACCGCAACTTCGTGGCCGCCAGCAAGCCGCTGACCGATGCCAAGTCCCTGATGAACCTCAAGGTGCGTACCACCGACTCCCCCGTGGAAGTGGCCGTGGCCACCGAACTGGGCATGAACCCCGCCCCCATCGCCTGGGGTGAGACCTACACCGCCCTGCAGCAGGGCACCGTGGACGCCGAAGGCAACACCTTCTCCCTGCTCAACGACGCCAAGCACACCGAAGTGCTGAAGTACGCCGTCAACTCCGAGCACAACTACTCCATGCATGTGCTGCTGATGAACAAGAAGAAGTGGGACAGCCTGACCCCCGAACAGCGGAAGATCCTGCGTGAAGCCGCCAAGGAAGCCAACGACTGGCAGCGCAAGGAAAGCGTGGTGCTGGAAGAAAAGGCCTGGCAGGCCTTCCGTGACCGCGGCATCAAGATCCACATGCTGACCGACGCCGAACGCGCCGAACTCAAGGCCAAGACCCGTCCCGCCTACGAAAAGTTCGCCAAGGAAGTGCCGGCCGACATCCTGCAGCTTCTGGAAGAAACCCAGAAGTAA